In Archocentrus centrarchus isolate MPI-CPG fArcCen1 chromosome 16, fArcCen1, whole genome shotgun sequence, a single window of DNA contains:
- the spmip4 gene encoding uncharacterized protein C7orf31 homolog, with protein MDPLMGQMNLSGPGSGLYLLYSHSLIMSQVFSSHMESSLTNGFRADLNRHYPCSYGGTIPASISNQHCYNSVGRKKSNVQLNDQVMPKPTDINIAEKMIKAAIPKEHPYSSHISHFAMFPSFRSPDDPDTGVRAASQSFLNLSIPNSAPDITLLRKTKGGPYRHEILETPLKTRKKALMWTGEHGFFDHAKPAKGESQVFYPTPPKMVLPNPKLRDWDLTLSERTSNILKNLEKSLWVTSYQMHYTGLGPANPLRTDDFKEKMTNFTGIHSHTSLLQERSHPVFIPSKPRQGYRKRLGSNVRRSSCSPTAAELQNTSPALNQSTASSAINQPQEITATRNEAPVLNQMGHTQSECSTNSTKAEHTEQSQEVLRKQQTQCKYSVHKGRKRENHKVQFDDSVMRGSSSQSSQEPHAAQITNTERPWDPSNCPHSQGEIEANGEKSLSVKDVPSSKQLFKVGRNIPSCSSWLFEDKDQTSNESHTKWLPGAEGREQPRGTSNPCITPRPPIPSGSGPVDRLWTGVKEGAALTFLDLQNSFSKSEAHRNFNNSITHATVNLQDNIVSGRKHDFFGINCHYIHG; from the exons ATGGATCCATTGATGGGTCAGAtgaatctctcaggtcctggGTCAG ggcTGTATTTACTGTATTCACATTCACTGATAATGAGTCAGGTCTTCAGCAGCCACATGGAGTCTTCGCTCACCAACGGATTCAGAGCTGATTTAAATAGACATTATCCCTGCAGTTATGGAGGAACCATACCTGC GAGTATCAGCAATCAACATTGTTATAACAGTGTTGGCAGAAAGAAAAGTAATGTTCAACTTAATGACCAAGT CATGCCAAAACCAACTGACATAAACATAGC GGAGAAAATGATAAAGGCTGCCATTCCCAAAGAGCATCCCTATTCATCGCACATCTCTCATTTTGCAATGTTCCCATCCTTCCGCTCACCAGATGACCCAGATACAGGAGTCAGAGCTGCTTCTCAATCTTTCCTTAACCTCAGCATCCCAAATAGTGCACCTGATATCACTCTGCTAAGAAAAACTAAAG GTGGTCCATATAGACATGAGATCTTAGAAACACCACTGAAAACCAGGAAGAAGGCTCTTATGTGGACAGGAGAACATGGCTTCTTCGAT CATGCAAAACCAGCAAAAGGAGAGAGCCAAGTTTTCTACCCCACTCCTCCAAAGATGGTGCTGCCCAACCCGAAGCTTCGAGACTGGGATTTGACCCTATCAGAGCGGACAAGCAACATCCTGAAAAACCTGGAGAAGTCCCTTTGGGTCACTTCCTACCAAATGCACTACACAG GACTGGGGCCAGCAAATCCTTTAAGGACAGACGATTTCAAGGAAAAAATGACTAACTTCACTGGGATTCATTCACACACTTCACTACTG CAAGAAAGGTCACATCCTGTGTTTATTCCCTCTAAACCAAGGCAAGGATATAGAAAAAGACTGGGGAGCAATGTCAggaggagcagctgcagtcctaCAGCTGCTGAACTCCAAAACACATCTCCAGCTCTAAACCAAAGCACTGCTTCGTCTGCTATCAACCAACCACAAGAGATCACAGCTACGCGTAATGAGGCACCAGTTCTGAACCAAATGGGTCATACTCAATCAGAGTGCAGCACTAATTCCACAAAGGCAGAGCACACTGAGCAGTCCCAGGAGGTCTTACGCAAGCAGCAAACTCAGTGCAAATACTCTGTGCATAAgggcagaaagagagaaaaccaCAAAGTCCAGTTTGATGACAGTGTCATGCGAGGATCCTCATCACAGAGCAGCCAAGAGCCTCACGCTGCCCAGATCACAAACACAGAGCGACCCTGGGACCCTTCCAACTGCCCACATTCCCAGGGAGAAATAGAAGCCAATGGAGAGAAAAGCCTGAGTGTAAAGGACGTGCCAAGTAGCAAACAGCTTTTTAAAGTTGGAAGAAATATACCCAGCTGTAGTAGCTGGCTATTTGAAGACAAAGACCAGACAAGCAATGAATCACATACCAAGTGGTTACCGGGGGCAGAGGGCAGAGAGCAGCCTCGTGGCACCTCTAATCCCTGCATCACGCCACGGCCTCCTATCCCGTCAGGCAGTGGCCCAGTGGACAGACTTTGGACTGGGGTTAAAGAAGGTGCAGCTCTCACCTTCCTGGACCTTCAAAATTCATTCAGCAAGTCAGAGGCCCATCGCAACTTCAACAACTCCATCACTCATGCTACTGTGAACCTTCAGGACAACATAGTCAGTGGGAGAAAGCACGACTTCTTTGGGATTAACTGCCACTACATCCACGGATGA